The Bacteroidota bacterium genome includes the window CGAGATGGCGACCCTGCAACATTAATCGCATCATCAAAATTAGCAAAAGAGAAAATTGGCTGGGAAGCAAAACATTCTGATTTGGAAACGATTCTATCAAGTATGTGGGAATTGTATTCGAAAATAAAATAAAAAAATTAATTTTTCTATTGCTAATTTGCATTACTTTTGTGGAAATATATTCGGGAGTTCAAATGGATTACAATAAACTAAATTCTAAAGAAAAAAATATAATTTTAGAGAAAGGAACAGAACCGGCATTTTCCGGCAAATTCAACACATTTAATAAACGCGGAATTTATACTTGTAAAAGATGTGATGCTCCATTATATAATTCAGATGACAAATTTGTTTCAAGTTGCGGATGGCCGAGTTTTGATGATGAAATTGCTGATGCAATAAAAAAAACAATCGATGCAGATGGAGTTAGAACAGAAATCACTTGTGCAAATTGCGGTGCTCATCTCGGACATATTTTTACGGGCGAACATTATACAGCAAAAAATATTCGCCATTGTGTAAATTCTCTTTCAATGAATTTTATTCCCAACGAAATAATTGACACTGTTATTTTTGCCGGCGGATGTTTTTGGGGAACTGAATATAAATTTAGTAAAGTGAATGGAGTGATTTTTACCGAAGTCGGCTATACAGGTGGTGATAAGGAAAATCCAAATTATATTGAAGTTTCTACTTCACGAACAGGCCATGCAGAATGTGTACAAGTGACTTACAATTCATCGGTTGTTTCATTTGAAGAATTAGCAAAACTATTTTTTGAGACACATGACTTCACACAAATTGACAGGCAAGGACCGGATATTGGGAATCAATA containing:
- a CDS encoding bifunctional methionine sulfoxide reductase B/A protein yields the protein MLICITFVEIYSGVQMDYNKLNSKEKNIILEKGTEPAFSGKFNTFNKRGIYTCKRCDAPLYNSDDKFVSSCGWPSFDDEIADAIKKTIDADGVRTEITCANCGAHLGHIFTGEHYTAKNIRHCVNSLSMNFIPNEIIDTVIFAGGCFWGTEYKFSKVNGVIFTEVGYTGGDKENPNYIEVSTSRTGHAECVQVTYNSSVVSFEELAKLFFETHDFTQIDRQGPDIGNQYRSEIFVNNNTEREIAEKLINILEQKNYKVATQISKTERFWKAEKYHQKYFDNRGETPTFHSYKKIFK